A genomic window from Glycine soja cultivar W05 chromosome 10, ASM419377v2, whole genome shotgun sequence includes:
- the LOC114372039 gene encoding zinc finger A20 and AN1 domain-containing stress-associated protein 4-like: MAEEHRCEPPEGHRLCVNNCGFFGSTATMNLCSKCYSAIRLKEQEEASTKSTIETALSSASSAKPSSSTSPPPSAVDVLMESPPPSAAEVEVAVTVTVAVASSSISINSGSVAQPNRCATCRKRVGLTGFKCRCGVTFCGAHRYPEEHACGFDFKTVGREEIARANPVIKAEKLRRI, encoded by the coding sequence ATGGCGGAAGAACACCGATGTGAACCTCCCGAAGGTCACCGACTCTGCGTCAACAACTGCGGCTTCTTCGGTAGCACCGCCACGATGAACCTCTGCTCCAAATGCTACAGCGCGATCCGTTTGAAGGAGCAAGAAGAAGCGTCGACGAAATCCACAATCGAAACCGCGCTCTCTTCTGCCTCCTCGGCGAAACCGTCGTCGTCCACGTCACCTCCGCCGTCGGCGGTCGATGTGCTCATGGAATCTCCACCGCCGTCTGCGGCGGAGGTTGAGGTTGCTGTCACGGTCACGGTCGCGGTGGCGTCGAGTTCTATTTCCATAAACTCAGGTTCGGTTGCGCAACCGAACCGGTGTGCCACGTGTCGGAAGCGCGTGGGGCTGACCGGGTTCAAGTGCAGGTGCGGAGTGACGTTCTGCGGGGCCCACAGGTACCCGGAGGAGCACGCGTGCGGGTTCGATTTCAAGACAGTGGGAAGAGAGGAGATTGCACGTGCCAACCCCGTGATCAAAGCGGAGAAGCTGCGGAGGATTTGA
- the LOC114370173 gene encoding purple acid phosphatase 22-like — MAKCNKSLVVILLLLHILCLQSQVNGFSRQPSRQLIFTPHKRSDSDPQQVHISLVGNDHMRVSWITDDKHSESVVEYGTKKGEYSTKATGEHTSYHYFLYESGKIHHVVIGPLQPNTIYYYRCGGSGSEFSFKTPPLKLPIEFVVVGDLGQTEWTTSTLKHVDSKDYDVFLLPGDLSYADTHQPLWDSFGRLVEPYASRIPWMVTEGNHEIETFPIIQPNGFKAYNARWPMPYKESGSTSNLYYSFDVASTHVIMLGSYTDFDAHSQQYTWLQSDLAKIDRKRTPWVIALLHAPWYNTNEAHQGEGEDMRQAMEELLYEARVDLVFAGHVHAYERFTRIYDNKADSCGPLYVTIGDGGNREGLALRFKKPPSPLSLYREPSFGHGRLRIVNETHAYWSWHRNNDTDTFVADGVWIESLSNSKACWNAQGQHVAHEEL; from the exons ATGGCAAAATGTAACAAGTCTCTTGTCGTGATTCTCCTCCTCCTTCACATCCTATGCTTGCAATCACAAGTGAATGGTTTTTCTCGTCAACCTTCTCGCCAGTTAATCTTCACACCCCACAAACGTTCGGATTCTGATCCTCAACAG GTGCACATTTCGTTGGTGGGCAATGATCATATGAGGGTGTCATGGATAACCGATGACAAACACTCAGAATCTGTGGTGGAGTATGGAACAAAGAAAGGTGAATATAGCACAAAAGCAACGGGGGAACACACTTCATACCATTATTTCTTGTACGAATCCGGCAAGATCCACCATGTGGTAATTGGGCCTCTTCAGCCCAACACAATTTACTACTACAGGTGCGGAGGATCGGGTTCTGAGTTTTCCTTCAAGACACCTCCACTAAAGTTGCCTATTGAATTTGTTGTCGTTG GGGATTTGGGACAAACTGAATGGACAACATCAACCCTAAAACATGTGGATAGCAAAGACTATGATGTGTTTCTACTACCTGGAGATCTATCCTATGCTGATACCCATCAACCTCTATGGGACTCCTTTGGTCGTTTGGTGGAACCCTACGCTAGTCGTATACCATGGATGGTTACAGAAGGCAACCATGAAATCGAAACTTTCCCCATTATCCAACCAAATGGTTTCAAGGCCTACAATGCTCGTTGGCCCATGCCATACAAGGAAAGTGGCTCCACCTCAAACCTCTATTACTCATTTGATGTTGCTAGCACCCACGTCATCATGTTGGGCTCTTACACAGATTTTGATGCACACTCCCAACAATACACGTGGCTTCAATCTGACCTAGCTAAGATTGATAGGAAGAGGACGCCTTGGGTGATTGCATTGTTGCATGCACCTTGGTATAATACTAATGAGGCACATCAAGGTGAAGGTGAAGACATGAGACAGGCCATGGAAGAGTTGCTTTATGAAGCTCGTGTTGACTTGGTCTTTGCTGGCCATGTTCATGCATATGAACGCTTT ACTCGAATTTATGACAATAAGGCTGATTCATGTGGTCCGTTGTACGTGACGATTGGAGACGGAGGAAACCGTGAGGGGCTTGCATTAAg GTTTAAGAAGCCTCCTAGCCCACTTTCTTTGTATCGGGAGCCAAGCTTTGGTCATGGAAGGTTGAGAATAGTGAACGAAACACATGCATATTGGTCGTGGCATCGCAACAATGACACCGACACATTTGTAGCTGATGGTGTTTGGATTGAGAGTTTAAGCAACTCGAAAGCTTGCTGGAATGCACAAGGCCAGCATGTTGCTCATGAAGAGCTTTGA
- the LOC114371288 gene encoding uncharacterized protein LOC114371288 yields MDLNNTWTITQLPPNKKPISCKWLFKLKLNSDGTVAKHKQASRSWFNKFRTTLTSQNYTHSKYDYTLFTKGTGSSFIAILIYVDDIVIASPDKTTINSAKIMLQHYFKLKDLGDLKFFLGLELSRSQVGIFMCQRHYTMSILEDIGMLACKPSAVPMEVDLKLNAESGSQLLDPGTYIRLIGRLLYLTILRPDICYNVHKLSQFVSDPRSGHMNAANILLRYLKHTAGQGILFKAKLDTSIHAYVDADWGSCIDSRKSTIGYCIFLGNSLISWKAKK; encoded by the exons ATGGATCTCAACAACACTTGGACAATCACTCAACTCCCACCTAACAAGAAGCCTATCAGCTGCAAATGGCTattcaaattgaaattgaaCTCTGATGGAACTGTGGCAAAACACAAG CAAGCTTCAAGAAGCTGGTTCAATAAGTTTAGAACCACATTGACATCTCAAAACTACACTCATTCAAAGTATGATTACACCTTGTTCACCAAAGGAACAGGCTCATCATTCATAGCCATTTTGatctatgttgatgacattgtcatTGCCAGCCCTGATAAGACAACAATTAATTCTGCAAAAATCATGCTTCAGCACTACTTCAAATTAAAAGATTTGGGTGATCTAAAATTCTTCCTTGGCCTAGAACTCTCAAGATCTCAAGTAGGAATATTCATGTGTCAGAGACATTACACTATGTCAATTTTGGAGGATATTGGAATGCTTGCTTGTAAGCCATCTGCAGTACCTATGGAGGTTGATCTCAAATTGAATGCAGAATCAGGATCACAACTTCTAGATCCAGGAACTTACATAAGACTCATAGGAAGACTTCTATACCTAACCATCTTAAGGCCTGATATTTGTTACAATGTTCACAAACTAAGTCAGTTTGTATCTGATCCTCGCTCAGGACACATGAATGCAGCAAACATTCTGTTAAGATACCTCAAGCACACAGCTGGACAAGGGATCCTTTTTAAGGCCAAGTTAGACACATCCATCCATGCATATGTAGATGCAGATTGGGGTTCATGTATTGATAGCCGGAAATCAACAATTGGATATTGTATTTTCTTAGGAAATTCATTGATTTCTTGGAAGGCAAAGAAATAG